TGGTTAACGTTCATGCTAGTCTGCTCCCATGAAAACGTGACGTGTGCTTTTATAATGGTACCGGCGTCGATCGTGCCGAGATACGATCGAACACAGAAAGGATGcataaatattcaattattaaaaCATGTTTCAAATTTATTCCTCGTAGTAATTCTAATTTATGCGGAATTTGTTTTCATAGATTTGTTCGTTGTATGTTAGTTAGTTGCATTGCACTGCACATTGCACAGTAGCGCCGACGCTACATTGTCGGAAGAATCCGCTACTACATATAGGGACAAAGCGACGTTACATAGAACTCTACGTTCCTATGTACAGTATCATTGTACCTATGTATATTTTGGTGGATACAGCGTCACGGACACGATGTCATTTCATATAGATGCCCACTGATCATCGTGCTGCTGATCCATAATATTGTAGGTTATTGTGTTACGTCACCAAATCCCAATGCGGACCCATGCGAAGCTGGCTCTCCATATTAACCAATATGTATTACCGAAACATAGCACAAAATATTGCTCTTTAATTGCCCATAATTGCTAGCCAATTAGTTTTAATTGCTCCCTTATCCTCCTCGAGAAATACATCCAAAAAATGGATGAGAAACTGGGGACttttaaaaatacgaaaatTCTGAAACAATGCACACAACGTACTCTGTATTACACCTACTAAAGAACTGCTTTTTTCGACTAACCAATTGTTTAAACTTCCACGGCCATCGATTTCATCGATAAACGATGAGTTTTCAATAAACAAATATACAAGGAACTAAGAGCACGTGACGTTCACGGTTGCCAAATATCAATTAGCATAAATACTCACAAAATTGCTCTAATTCAATGTACGTTGGCTTAAACAATTGCTCTTTCATTGTCCATTGTTGATCTGCAATTGCTAGGGACTTTCACGAGAGGCTGGAGACTTTTAACAAGACAAAATTTCTGGAATAATACATAAAACGTGCTGCATGATCTAGCAAAGAATTACTCATTTCACCTGACCAATTGCTGAAATTTTCACACGCGACAATTTCGTCGAACACAatgaaatttgaataaaaaaatatatgtataaggaACTAGGAGAACATATCGTTCATGGCTACACAATATCAATTGGCATAAGTACTCATAAAATTGCTCTCACCAAATGTGCGATAGTTTAAAGAAGAAACACAGGAAAGACAATTATATTCCTATAAATTAATAATCAATAAACAATACCATAATAACGTCATTTATGATTAGAAAATATCAATACAGAAAAGAATTCAAAATTTGCAGCTATTAGCTCGGTATCTCATCCTCGACTCAAAACACATTGCAATTCGCAACATTttctgaaccgaggatgataccgattgcccagGTCTCGCCGCGAGGAGATTGCTGCTTTAGAGATCCAAAAACAAGTGGACTTCAAAAATCTTCAAAATTTTCCAACTCAAAACGCAGTCGTATTTATTCGCAACACTATCTTTAAAGCTATCGTGCATGTCAAATAAAATGATATCGCGATCGTTTAATTCGTGACGCTATACTTtaaacaattaatttcaatgCTAATGATAATCGCGATGATTTTGTTCGCTGCGCTAATTTTGATCTCTGTTGAAAATGAAGTGAAACAACGCGAGATTATTTCGCAACGCtattgcaagtcgcggatgtgcccatctgCGCTGATCGTTGGGGCGGCAAAGCCTGCCcaaatactactactattattacaaGAACTACTGTTACTATCGcagcgagtacagtgaccaattaacaatacatatacataataatatacatgataatatacagcataatttttgtcttacatTCGTAGtattaacctgaaaataaagaatatcTAAAAATCCTAGCTAAACAGGaattattagtttcaaatcattcttCGAAATGTATCTATTTCGACGAAGGTGCAGAAATTTAATTACTCGAGGAAGAAATGTAATGGCAATTGAATTCAAACGGAAAACGCGAATTATTGAAAAATACACCCTAACTAATAAATATTCTACTGATAAATttattgtttcgaatgattATGAAAATTTCTTTTCCTAATGGAACTTTCTAATACTCTCTTGTCTGTTTTACTATCTAACGTTTAAACAGAATTAACTAACACAACTCGAGATTAAGAAAAACTTTCGAAGCATAAATATTAGGTAATCCATTTTCACGTGGATATTGGGTCATATACAACCAAGCACGTGTAAATGTCCgcgaaaatcatgtttttctatacttcaataaaattttgacaattaaattaaaaactgTTTTCAAGATATTTATTTTCCATATTTATCGTCGATCCGAAATGATCGTAACGAGTGTCAGGAGCCATCGCGGTGTTAATGTTGCGTGCAGCCGTTTGTATAGAGTTTTTTACGCTCGGACAAGTCACTCTTAAGATTGTTAATGTAATTGTCATTATATGCATTCTACGgaggatttactgtaattgGTGAGCAAATATGGGCAATTAAAGAGCTATTTTTTGAGCTATGTTTCATTAATATTAGTTAATATGGTGAGATAGCTACACGCGAATGCTACGTGACAGTATTTTCACCAGATTTCCCCTACTGACGGTAACTCTGGCGAACTTGGACAAACCTTAGTTCACATTAGATATACTGtcattatataaatattgagAACAACACATATTGTAGTTACACATATTAACATTAAATTGAAAATTACTGTCATTTTTGTAGGAAAAATGTTACGCCCTATTGCAAACATAATTTCGTCACAGGTatgtacaaaaattatttatattgtaacGAACAGATTTTCTGGTTACTTTTTCTCCGTCCTAACCTTTTGTtgttaataaaataacaaagtAACAATTTTAGAAACCAAACTTGTTGTTGCGAACTTTGTCTGCGAAAGCAAAGTCACCGAAACCAAGTAAAAAATCCGCAACAATTGGAAATGTCAAAGGTCTCAGTGACAATTGTGTTAAGGTTCCAAGCCAACGTAAGTTATCAATatgtttacattttttatataatcCTCTTTTATATTTTAACGAAGTCTTAATTTGTTTGAAAGTTAATAAACTTTTAATTTTACAGCGGTAGGTCCTGGTGCTGCCAAAAACAAGGACTACAAAAATCCAGAATATTTTTGTTATCATGTAGATAGCTTTGGAGAAGCAGAAGTTGAAATAGCACCATATAGATTGCCAGCACCTTCTAACAAGATACCTTTTAAGCAATAAATTAAATTAGTAAtgttatttataataacgtAATAAGTAATATAAGATGTATAGAATAAATTGTATTCAAAATAAAGGACATTGAAATTTGTTGCTTCTAGAACtactcaattacattgtatacagggtgtcccaggttttaatgttcaaactttgtcattatattctatggcacaaagtaagaaaaaaatgttatgtaaacataggtcatataaaGCTTTaataagaagttataacaaaaaattctgaatatatatatatatatatatatatatatatagtcatCATTAATTTATCGAATTGCTGCTGCAACAGTATTGCCATCTTGACCGAAAATAAAGAAACTTGCATTTCTGCAGAGAGTGTATTTCTGCTCGTTTTCGGTCTGCCTTTATTATCGCTCTTTTTCTTTCTAAATACATAACtctgaagatcaatcattctcAGTACCACAGGATAGAAAGGTTAAAAAGGTTACATTACTAGAGACAATAAACCGTACTGTTTATTAATGCACGTATGTTTCTCCAGTTTCTGGTAATCCTGCATATTGcgtaagtatatattattacaaattattttcaatacatttattagaatatattttaAACAAATATAAGATTGTTCATGTTATTGTATAGATTTGAAAAAGAATAACCGAATTATTAACCTGTGATAAAATTGATGTTTGTTATGTAATGTCAAACAAGATCAGCTGAGGAAACAGTGGCAATCAAAGTAAAATAGTTTGTTATATGACCTTGAATCATGTCAGAATATAAGGCTAAACACTTCCCGGACAATGCATGGGATGCTATGAAATATCCTACTATTTTTGCTGCCGGATGGTCGTTAGTATATGCATACTACGATGTAACACATTTAACCCAGTGTAAAACAATTCGACATGCAATAGGTCGTACATTATATTATGCGATTCCAGTGCCTGCCCTAGTTGCGATGTACATAGCTATAAAACACACAGCTAAAGATTATAGAGGCAGGGATGATGCATTCAATTTTTATCTAGCAAGTGTGTAAATATTTCTAGCACATTCATTATTACCTACAACACCAGTTATGTTCATATTGTAGAAAATATCCTTATATGTTCTTACAGCGGCTGTTGTTGTGCCTCTCGCACGCAGGTGGGCATCCTTCCCTACAATAGCTATGGGTGGATTGTTCGCTGCTGGACTTGAGAAGAATTTCATAGGCTATATGTTCCGTGAAATGAAATGGGATGATACACCGTATGTGGGAAGTAAAAGGATAGCTACACATTATTACAGACGTAAATAAAAACAGCGTAATACGTAGAATCTACATTGAAGTATAGTAAATGTCATTGTCGCATGTCTCAatgtacatttatttatatatagcccaataaatacaaaaatcttactaaactactattactactactactttaGTAGTAGTtttgttaatatttaatttaagttAGTGTTTCTCCTTTTGTGACCTGTGTGAAAATGGCAATAATGCAGATTATAAGTACGCATAGATTATATTAAGACAAATTAGCAACAACTTACACATGCTTCGAGATATTCTATTCTTCTTTCTAGGGTagtcaatttttcatttaataCAGCTATTCTTGATCTGCAAGACATATCTAAAAACAAGGtttgtattaattatttttaaataattctggaTGTTTAAATTCAAGTATAATACATCTGAATCCAAATTTTGTTGATTTTATTTTTAGCCAAGACTAGAATGTTAAATTGTTCTTTAAGGTATCCTAATAATAAAATCCTCACTGCATTGTTTATTAAATTCAAAAGATTAATCAATCAATTTGAAATAAACTAAAAAAACTTCATATTTTATGGAACAATTTATGTCAAAAATCTATATGTCAATATATATgctgaataaaataattcctaTGTATTACCAAAAGAATTAAGGAAATCGGTTATCTTTTTAATGCTACCAGTTATAACTTCAATATATTCACGATTTGCCCAATCTTGCTGAATTTGTTTTTGGATAGCTTCTCTATGTACAGCGGCCATTTTTTGACAATACGTTTGTACCACAGAATACACAATACATACCAGAAACTTAAGTCTGTCGTTCTTCGATGTTTAACCAATTCCTCATGCGCATGCGTCCGCAAATCGGACCAATATGATTATAAGCAGTCCGTTGTCATTTGGGATTTGTGCAGTTTGCGGAAAAGACTGGAGCATCctgtatatattaaattatacttGTACAACAACGTGTTCTTGTTAAcagtaattttattaataaaatgtgTTGTTAGGGCTGCTAGAAGTAGGCGAAACATGGCTGCGTAGAAATGACGTGACGTATGTACAAAGTAGCAATAGAAAAAAAGCGCATGGTCATGGCCAGTTATATTTATGACGTCATCGAATTAACCAAAATATGCATACGTAATGTACATAAAATAATACCTCAGATTTTGCACGATTTTTCTACCTCCATTAGCTATTGCAAAcatccccaccattttactgCGCATTCAATCTGCAGTGATGCCTGCCTTAGCGTTGAATTGTCTGTTAATCAGAGTAAAGCAATTTCTACGCCTATTCTTGATAACGGAGCGCACTGCGGCCTGGGAGTCTAACAAAATTTGAGGTATTATTGTACTTATGCCATCTTGTCCCTAGGATAGGAATTTATCCAGAAATACTGCATGCGCCTCTTGCAGCAAAAAGATGCAATTAAAAATTTGCTCGTAAGTGAATGTTCGTAATCAGAACTCTGTTCTTTTTGTGGATAGTGTGTTTGAAATAAAGTAAATTGTCATACAAACTGTGGTACCGTTCATACCTATCATGCTGTTTaccatgttttttattttacatttcatcCACATTTAAGGCTGAAAAGGTCAAAGTGTATTGTATCTTGCATGCACCTTAGTCCAAAGAGGGATCcgccatttttattttaatttgcaTACAGTGCAGTACGCAAATAGGAACACGAACATGCGTAAATAAATGCTTTTGAGATCTGACTAAATAGCGTGTATACCTTTTTCTATTTACGTATTGTCGAACACATTGATCGTTAACATCGCCAAGTATATCAAATGTTtcaaaatttgtaaaatttgcTAGTGTAATATCTAACATTTCTTAGTTTGTATTTTTCTACAGCTATCAACGCAATGACGAATATATTTAGATTAATTGATTTTTATTCTTCTTTgtacataaatacaaataaattcttcgagtatttaaaataaaatatttatgtgCAATTTTGTTTTAGAAACATAATGTTTTAGTTTAGTTCGTATTCCGAAGGTTTGTTGTTTCATTTAAATCAAATGATGACCATCCAAATTATGTTTACAGCAAAGCTATCGGAATTTTCACTTTCGACAAATATATTTCCATGCCAAGCTTGTTATGACTCTGGGAAGATGTTGTATTTCGTCAATAATTCGATATACATGCGAATTATCTAAACAGCTGTGCACTTACAATCGTGGCGCGAAATACTATATCTTTCAAGGTGCTTCCTTATCAATTGGTGCCCATCGACTGATCAGGTAGCacacaaatataaatttaaatgatCTTGTTTTCGAAATATAGGAACTAGTAAAATAGTACACATTACTATTTTATAAACAGATAATTGAATAGATAGATGATTGATTGCTTTGAATGAAAATGTTTATAAGGACACATGaaatatattgtattacataatattatgctCTTTTCTTGTTTAATACTTGTTGTGTGAGATTGTTACaaatttatacaatattaatgtaaaaataaatgaataaaataaatcatttcatAGGGCAGATGAAATACCATTGACTTGTCTACCATTTTCAACAAATATGGCTTCATCGAGCAAGTCGACAGACAAGCTAGAGTCAACTAAGAATCGACTTGCTTTAGAAAAGTCTCCATACCTATTACAACATGCGACCAATCCTGTTGATTGGTATCCATGGTGTGACGAAGCCTTGAAGAAAGCAAAGGAGGAGgataaattaattttcttgTCCGTTGGTTATTCTACATGTCATTGGTGTCATGTTATGGAGAAAGAATCATTTGTAAATAAGGAAACTGCTgaaattatgaataaaaattttgttaatatcaaagtAGACAGGGAAGAAAGGCCAGATATTGAtaggatatacatgacttttaTCCAGGTAACTACACAGGAATTTCAGAAAAAGGTAGAATCTACATGAAAATTCTTGGGTGCTGCTACTAATTTGGAACTACTCTTTAACATAGGCTGTGACTGGTCACGGTGGTTGGCCGATGAGTGTCTTCCTTACTCCTGATTTAAAGCCCATAATAGGAGGAACATATTTTCCTCCAGAGGACCGATACGGACTAACTGGATTTAAGACCATTTTATTGAATATTGCCTGGAAAGTATGAAAATGCCTCTTTACTTTAGTAAATTAGATATATAAAATgtctatttttataatttttatattctgtAGTGGCAGCAGGATAGGACTAAAATGATCGAGTCCAGTTCTGTTAATCTTCaaactttacaaaatatttCTGAGATCGCACAAACGTCAATGGTAAGATAATGAGGCACATACTTCTGCatgaatacaaatcatttaattgcTGATATATTTGAATTTATCATTGCTTATTGATTTTATAATACAGATATTAAGCCCACCACCTATGGAGTGCAGCATGATCTGTGTCCAGCAACTCATTAgcgaatttgaacctgaatttGGTGGATTTAGTTTAAAACCTAAATTTCCACAGCCAgtgaattttaattttttgttcagCATGTACATGCGTCAACCTACCGATGAACTCGCTCAGAAATGTCTAAATATGTGTGTATACAGTTTAACAAAAATGTCGTACGGCGGTATTCATGATCATGTAGGTCAGGTAAGAATTTCAAATTCAAATGTATGATGGAATATAGAAGTTGTATGTTTGTAAATTATAATTCTATGTTAATTTGTAATTAGGGTTTCTCGAGGTATTCTGTAGATGGAGAATGGCATGTTCCACATTTTGAAAAGATGTTATATGATCAAGGTCAATTAATGCAGTCTTATGCAGACGCATACCTGGCAACAAAGAATGTACTTTTCGCTGAAGTTATCGATGATATTGCTACCTACGTGTTACGGGACCTCCGGCACAAGGTATGTACTTCATATCTGTGTGCATGGGCAGtttcttttatttaatatattttgtcACACATATTAGGAAGGAGGCTTTTACAGTGCTGAAGATGCAGATTCGTATCCTACGCATGATGCGTCCGCCAAAAAGGAGGGTGCATTTTATGTGTGGACTGCTGAAGAAATTAGGTCGGCTTTGAATAAAGAGACTTCTAATGAGAAAAACAGTTTGTATGATATTTTTTGTCATCATTTCAATGTAGAAGAATCCGGAAATGTAAAGAAATATCAAGTACgttttataatacatatatacgcttatacatgtatatatttgcagtatatttgtatattattctaAAATTTATTGACTTAGGATCCCCATGGAGAATTGAAAGGGAAAAATGTACTGATAGCATACAACGATATAGAAGAAACGGCTAAACACTTTAATCTCACGGTTGGAGAGGTGAAGAAGTACTTAAAAAAAGCATGCTTTATTTTGTATGAAGTTAGGTCTGCAAGACCACGGCCTCACTTAGATGATAAAATAATTACAGCATGGAATGgtaaaataattattgtatattctATAAGATGAACCATATTAGAGAACTTATAAAATATTGTTGTACCCGTAATGAATTTCTTCAGGTCTCATGATAAGTGGTCTAGCCCGCGGAGGAACTGCAGTGGGCAATAAACAGTATATTGaatgtgcagtagaagctgCTAAATTTGTTGAGCGTTATCTCTTTGACAAGTCTAAAGATGTCTTGCTCCGCAGTTGTTATCATGGCGACAGCGATGCAATTGTACAAACGTGAGTATTTCATCGGTATAGTACTAGTTGACGAACTATGCACGCTTCATAAAATGTAGACCCTTTACAATGGAATTACATAGGGTAACGGTAATAGGTTGTCCTACCTTCACGTTTCTAGGAGTGAACCGATAGCAGGTTTCCTAGACGACTATGCGTTCACCGTGAAAGGATTGATAGACCTGTATGAAGCCAGCCTGGACGAGAAATGGCTAGAGTTTGCCGAGAGGCTGCAAGACATTCAAGATGAACTCTTCTGGGATGAAACGAACGGCGGATATTTTTCAACAACATCGTCGGATCCTGCTGTAATTCTACGGCTGAAGGAGGGTACGCTTAAGTACTTTCGTGGTAATTTTAGCCCGACGATTAAAATTCTGTGCCGCTAGTGTGCGTTAGTTGTGGTCACGTTGAGCTATGAAATCAAGGAAACCCACATTCTGTAGTAAAGCCGAGCATGTCCAAATATTTATAGCACGGTCTGCTTAGTGTTTCATTACGTCCGACCATTAAGTCTATCAACCCGCGGTAATTTCGCTTGGCTGCTACGTTATTAGATCAAAACTTGAATggaggaaaaggagatacgcgATATGTGTTTCAACGAGATTTATCATCTTACAGATCATGACGGAGCAGAGCCATCCGGTAACTCGATTGCCGCCGGGAATTTACTGAGACTAGCCAACTATTTGGATCGCAGAGAGCTCAAGTATAAAGCTGTACGTTTGTTCGGAGCGCTTAGGCGCATACTGATGCAGAGACCTATCGCTGTTCCTCAGTTAGTATCGGCGCTTGTTCGGTATCACGATGATGCAACACAGGTGCGTGGAAACCACAGAAATATTTGGGTCTATCACGTGAGAATCGGTGTGGATCTAAGCTATCTGGATctaaccagcaacgaacaaagtTAAAAGTTGTGAAAGACCTTGAAGTAAAGTCTTACTATCCCTAGCAAGACTGTTTTAATCCGATAACCATTGTTATCCATCCAGTTTTAGCTTTTGAGGAATTCAATATTGAAAATGTGTTAAGTCTTTCTATTGACCTTCATGTAGCCTCGAGTACCAAAAATACAATTGCCTGGTCTTCTTCAGAATTTTCTATCTAATTTTTGCTATTATCAACATCAAACCAGATATTTGAGGTGCTCGCCCTAGTTAGCGCAAGTTTAGATTCTGGAAACTATTTAAAGTAAATTGATGAATTGTAAGTAGATGTCTCGCACTTTTCAGATCTTCATAGCTGGAAAACGGGGCGCAAAGGACACTGAGGATTTGTTGCGAGTGGTCTACGACCGTTTGATACCGGGAAGAGTCCTCATCTTGGCCGACCCAGACAAAACCGATGGTTTATTGTCCCGTAAAAACGAGCACATGAGCAAAATGAAAACTTCGAACGACCAAGCCACGGCTTACGTTTGTCGGCGTCGGGCTTGCACCCTACCCGTAACCAGACCCGATCAGTTAGCAGCCTTGTTAGATGAGCAACGATAAGGGGATATTTACCAAATAGTACTTTAAGTTCGCGAAACTGTTCGATAGTTGCTGTGATGATAGCAGATACCTTCTGCTGGCGCGTATAAAAACAACATTATCTACCGTTTTGTAGTGGTAGTGCCAAAATGTTACCACAAAGTAATAAGTTACCTTGAACGTTGTATAAATTGTATTGTTATCAGGGAATCGGTGGAAATAATGTTGCATACaattgtatatatagtattaccAATAAAGCAGAAATGTGAAACTATCGAATAATCATTTTATATCAGGAGAGACTCGGATATACACAAGCATCGATTGATTTATCATGTCCTTGGAGCTTGGTCAAACTTTCCTCAGACttttgttctagatgttctccGGACTAGCTTgtcgaaacaaaaatgaaaaaagacAATAATCTCATTCGGAAGTTACAATATTTTCTCAGATGTCTTTTCTGCACAATAATTCGGACTTACACTCTTTCGGTGAGTATTTACTACTGTTTCGGAGAGAAACCAGTTGGTTATTGTTCTACTGAAATAAAATGGGAGCACAAAGGTATCGCGTTGGTAACGCGGTTCCATTTAGGTCGATGACAGAATGCACTTATAATTTCCAATAAAACCGGTAATTCCCCGGCCACGCCAGCGTATTGGTTCTTGATCATCGACAGACTTTTGTCGGGAACGATGTAGCGGCTATAGCAAAATCTCGTGTCGAATTCCAACCGAAAATAGCCGCAGTATATAAACCGCCAGAAGCGAagcgaagagaagagaagagaagagaagagaagagaagagaagagaagagaagacgtCCGAAAGGGAAAAGGTGAGAGGAAAAAGTGGGTAGGAAGCCGGAACGACGATCTCTCGATCCGTAGCTTTAGGAAATCGGAACGGAACACGTGCGTACAATGTTTAGACAATCTTCTTTGAAGCTAGAGCTTAGGGACCGGCAATGTCTCGTCAGAGAACATTCGCACCTCAGAAGCAAGAATACAGTGAGATACGACTAAGGGAAGGTACCTTGAGAATTATTGGGATACAGATTTCTCTCTCATGCGGTATTTACGTCGATCACCCTCCTCAGAGGGTTGCATTTCTATTGAAAATCAAATTAGAACAATGATCGAAGGCATTGACAGTTTAAACAAAAAGTCTATTCTGTACTAAGTCCATCGATAGATCTAGAACCAGCCATCATAGGAAGCTCATCGGTTTCAGAAGAAATCGTTACGAATTATACGAATTCAAATGATTTGATAAACAACGGGTTGCATCTGTCTCGCTGCTATCATCGAGAAATACAATTCAAATCGAAGCACCAGGAACCAGTCGTTCGACCATTCTGAACAGTTCTATCAGAGAACTGGCGCCTGGTCTAGGTGTTGAACGACACCAAAGTCGAAATCCCCGCGATGTCTGGACTGAGAGCCTGTATCAAGGCTCGGCAGTGATCAGGAGAGAAGGAGGGCAGGAGGAGCGTGTCTGCGTAGTAGGAGGATCTTCGGATCCCCTCTAGGAAGGACGCGGGAGGTCACGAAGCGTTCGCGCGAGGGAGGCGTAGACGGCGACGACGctgccgtcgacgacgacgccgaGGAGCATCGCGACGGCGGAGGGGTCGCGCATGCGTTTCGTTTTCTCGGCGAGGATGTTCGACGTTTTTTTTTCAGTCACCGGTCGACGCTGCACCGGGCACCGTCGACGCGCCCGCTCTCGGCCCGAGCTGCTATGGGTTCTTAGAGCACAGGTCCTCCAGGTGGACTGATTCCGTCACCAGGCGTCGTAAGTTGCGCACGATCGGTTCAACGACGGAAGGGGGATAGCTTGGTCTCCCGATCGGACCAGTTCCCGAACCGAGCCCGAGCCTGGGAGCCACGCGACTCGCCACGCGCCGCTCACGCGCTCCCTAATCGGCCAGTTCGCGCCTAACCGTGAGCCCGAGAGCCCGAGAGACCGAGACCGGCCCGATGATCCAACAGGGCACGCCGTGCTCCGACCCGTTCCGCCGCGAGTGCTCCTGGTAGCAGGTGAGACGCCCGAGCCGGCCCGGCCCGAGCGCGGCCCGACCGCGGGTGGCCCGAGCTGCGTGCCACCTTCGCAAGGTGAGAACTGCAGGTGAGAGGGACTGGGCAGGCGCATATCGCTAGACAGCACGCACCTGGATACTCGTCGGCCCTCGTAGAATGCGGCCAGTGGACTGGCGGCCACTGTTTCGATCCCGGGGCTGCTCCGGGCAGGATAGGCCGCAGGATAGATGTTCTTCCCGCCGGTAGAACCAGCCAGAGAGACCGTGCAGTGCTCCTGTGTCGCTGGAGGAGTCCGCGCGCCAGGCAGAAGGCCGAACAGGCTTGTCAACAACGCCGAAGCTCGCCCTCGATGTCGTTCGTAGCCTCGCGCCGCCTGGTCTCGTCTTGGCTCGTTGCCGCGAGGACATCGCTCGGGACGACCCTTCACGCCGAGATATCTTCCAGCGAGCCGCTACCGTCCCCCACCTTGGCGCGGACCGAGACCCGCCAGGCCCCTCGTTGTTGAAGCGGACCCCCTCTGAGAAACCCCCCCAGCGGAACCAGCCTCGACAATGTCGCTGCATTATCCCCAAGGGTATCGGTACCGCTCGGCCAGCAAGCCTGCGGGGCTAGG
This genomic stretch from Megalopta genalis isolate 19385.01 chromosome 5, iyMegGena1_principal, whole genome shotgun sequence harbors:
- the NdufV3 gene encoding NADH:ubiquinone oxidoreductase subunit V3 isoform X1; amino-acid sequence: MSEYKAKHFPDNAWDAMKYPTIFAAGWSLVYAYYDVTHLTQCKTIRHAIGRTLYYAIPVPALVAMYIAIKHTAKDYRGRDDAFNFYLATAVVVPLARRWASFPTIAMGGLFAAGLEKNFIGYMFREMKWDDTPYVGSKRIATHYYRRK
- the HSPC300 gene encoding hematopoietic stem/progenitor cell protein 300, whose amino-acid sequence is MAAVHREAIQKQIQQDWANREYIEVITGSIKKITDFLNSFDMSCRSRIAVLNEKLTTLERRIEYLEACVTKGETLT
- the NdufV3 gene encoding NADH:ubiquinone oxidoreductase subunit V3 isoform X2, with the translated sequence MLRPIANIISSQKPNLLLRTLSAKAKSPKPSKKSATIGNVKGLSDNCVKVPSQPVGPGAAKNKDYKNPEYFCYHVDSFGEAEVEIAPYRLPAPSNKIPFKQ